From the genome of Papaver somniferum cultivar HN1 chromosome 2, ASM357369v1, whole genome shotgun sequence, one region includes:
- the LOC113349579 gene encoding vesicle-associated protein 2-2-like, giving the protein MGQDLLEIQPPKELRFTFKLKKQSWCSVQLLNNSDHHVAYKVKTTNPGRYSVRPNIGVIQPNSTCDFTVIMQAPREAPADLQCKDKFLIQSTVVPSETAPEDIKSSMFSKDNNKYVGENKLRVVIVAQPNSPVVLPINDTLQAEPTIASPILGNQENLPPEHMVTTKEATKVTELANDVQKLSSPEPVEESKLANEMKELKSKLTDLESNLREAEICMQKLKEEKTVKFKEREMLQQELVCLTSNKGGRRVQVGFPFLFVCMVAIVSMKLGYMLHSW; this is encoded by the exons ATGGGTCAAGATCTTTTGGAAATTCAACCCCCTAAAGAACTCAGGTTCACAT TTAAGTTGAAGAAGCAGAGTTGGTGCTCGGTGCAGCTCTTGAACAATTCAGACCATCATGTAGCTTACAAG GTTAAAACTACAAATCCGGGGAGATATTCTGTGCGACCAAATATAGGCGTTATTCAGCCAAACTCAACTTGTGATTTTACAG TTATTATGCAAGCACCTCGGGAAGCCCCAGCCGATTTACAGTGTAAAGATAAGTTTCTAATCCAAAGTACAGTTGTTCCTTCTGAGACAGCTCCAGAGGATATCAAATCCAGCATG TTCTCCAAGGATAACAACAAATATGTTGGAGAGAACAAGTTGAGAGTCGTTATCGTTGCCCAACCGAATTCTCCTGTAGTTCTCCCAATCAATGATACTTTGCAGGCGGAACCAACTATAGCGTCTCCAATTTTGGGTAACCAAGAAAATCTCCCCCCGGAACACATG GTAACAACTAAGGAAGCGACGAAGGTCACAGAACTTGCCAACGATGTGCAAAAGTTGAGTTCTCCTGAGCCTGTAGAAGAATCTAAACTGGCTAATGAAATGAAGGAGCTGAAGTCAAAGCTAACTGATTTGGAATCAAATCTGCGTGAG GCTGAGATTTGCATGCAAAAGTTGAAGGAAGAGAAGACCGTAAAGTTCAAAGAGAGGGAAATGTTGCAACAAGAACTG GTGTGTTTGACAAGCAACAAGGGTGGAAGAAGAGTTCAAGTTGGTTTCCCATTTCTATTTGTTTGCATGGTCGCCATAGTGAGCATGAAACTTGGATACATGCTACATAGCTGGTAG
- the LOC113349577 gene encoding sodium/hydrogen exchanger 1-like isoform X2, which translates to MITMAPELTLVFKSLDMLGASDHATVVSITLFVTLLCACIVIGHLLEENRWMNESITAIAIGLCTGVVILLTTGGKSSHILVFSEDLFFIYLLPPIIFNAGFQVKKKQFFRNFMTIMLFGAIGATQIFKKLDIGPLELGDYLAIGTIFSATDSVCTLQVLNQDETPLLYSLVFGEGVVNDATSVVLFNAIQDFDLTHINSKIALQFFGNFSYLFIISTLLGAFAGLLSAYIIKKLYFGRHSTDREVALMILMAYLSYMLAELFHLSAILTVFFCGIVMSHYTWHNVTESSRVTTKHAFATLSFMAEIFIFLYVGMDALDIEKWRFVRSSPGKSIGVSAILQGLVLIGRAAFVFPLSFLSNLTKKTQNEKITFNQQITIWWAGLMRGAVSVALAYNQFTRAGHTQLRGNAIMITSTITVVLFSTVVFGLMTKPLVKLLLPPPKPFSSMLSSEPNSPKSFIVPLLENGQESEIDFGARNILRPSSIRMLLSTPTHTVHRYWRKFDNAFMRPVFGGRGFVPFVPGSPIEQSLHQKEEETETQT; encoded by the exons ATGATTACCATGGCACCGGAGCTTACCTTGGTCTTCAAAAGTTTGGACATGTTAGGAGCTTCTGATCATGCTACCGTGGTTTCAATTACATTATTTGTTACCCTTCTTTGCGCTTGTATAGTTATAGGTCATTTACTCGAGGAGAATCGGTGGATGAATGAATCCATTACAGCCATTGCTATT GGTTTGTGTACAGGAGTTGTAATTCTATTAACTACAGGAGGAAAAAGTTCGCATATTCTAGTGTTTAGTGAAGATCTTTTCTTTATATATCTACTTCCTCCTATTATTTTCAATGCTGG TTTCCAGGTTAAAAAGAAACAATTCTTTCGCAACTTTATGACAATCATGCTGTTTGGTGCAATTG GTGCAACACAAATATTTAAGAAGCTGGATATTGGTCCTCTGGAATTAGGAGATTATCTTG CCATCGGAACAATCTTTTCTGCCACAGATTCTGTTTGCACCTTACAG GTGCTTAATCAGGATGAGACACCACTACTATACAGTTTGGTCTTCGGCGAAGGTGTTGTTAATGACGCGACTTCTGTGGTGCTCTTCAATGCAATTCAGGACTTTGATCTTACTCACATCAATTCTAAAATCGCATTGCAATTTTTTGGGAACTTCTCATATTTATTTATCATAAGTACACTGCTTGGAGCCTTT GCTGGACTTTTGAGTGCATACATCATTAAAAAGCTATATTTTGGCAG GCATTCTACTGATCGTGAGGTTGCGCTGATGATACTTATGGCTTACCTTTCTTATATGCTAGCCGAG TTATTCCACCTAAGTGCAATTCTCACAGTGTTCTTTTGTGGGATTGTGATGTCCCACTACACCTGGCATAATGTAACAGAGAGTTCACGAGTCACTACCAA GCATGCTTTTGCGACACTGTCATTCATGGCTGAGATATTTATCTTTCTTTATGTTGGTATGGACGCGTTGGACATTGAGAAGTGGAGATTTGTTAGAAGTAG TCCCGGGAAGTCAATTGGAGTGAGTGCAATATTGCAAGGCTTGGTTCTGATCGGAAGAGCAGCTTTTGTTTTCCCTCTGTCATTTTTGTCCAACTTAACTAAGAAGACTCAAAACGAAAAGATTACTTTCAATCAACAA ATTACTATATGGTGGGCTGGTTTGATGCGAGGCGCTGTATCTGTTGCGCTTGCTTATAATCAG TTTACAAGGGCAGGCCACACTCAACTGCGTGGAAATGCTATTATGATCACCAGCACAATTACTGTTGTTCTATTCAGCACAGTG GTATTTGGTTTGATGACTAAACCTCTGGTAAAGCTGTTACTACCTCCGCCGAAACCTTTCAGCAGTATGTTGTCATCAGAGCCAAATAGTCCAAAATCCTTCATTGTGCCACTTCTTGAGAACGGACAAGAGTCCGAAATCGACTTTGGTGCTCGTAATATCCTTCGCCCATCCAGTATTCGCATGCTTCTCTCCACCCCAACTCATACTGTCCATCGCTATTGGCGCAAGTTCGATAATGCATTCATGCGTCCCGTATTTGGTGGCAGAGGTTTTGTCCCCTTTGTTCCCGGCTCACCAATTGAACAAAGTTTACATCAAAAAGAGGAAGAAACAGAAACACAGACGTAA
- the LOC113349577 gene encoding sodium/hydrogen exchanger 1-like isoform X1: protein MITMAPELTLVFKSLDMLGASDHATVVSITLFVTLLCACIVIGHLLEENRWMNESITAIAIGLCTGVVILLTTGGKSSHILVFSEDLFFIYLLPPIIFNAGFQVKKKQFFRNFMTIMLFGAIGTLISFAIISLGATQIFKKLDIGPLELGDYLAIGTIFSATDSVCTLQVLNQDETPLLYSLVFGEGVVNDATSVVLFNAIQDFDLTHINSKIALQFFGNFSYLFIISTLLGAFAGLLSAYIIKKLYFGRHSTDREVALMILMAYLSYMLAELFHLSAILTVFFCGIVMSHYTWHNVTESSRVTTKHAFATLSFMAEIFIFLYVGMDALDIEKWRFVRSSPGKSIGVSAILQGLVLIGRAAFVFPLSFLSNLTKKTQNEKITFNQQITIWWAGLMRGAVSVALAYNQFTRAGHTQLRGNAIMITSTITVVLFSTVVFGLMTKPLVKLLLPPPKPFSSMLSSEPNSPKSFIVPLLENGQESEIDFGARNILRPSSIRMLLSTPTHTVHRYWRKFDNAFMRPVFGGRGFVPFVPGSPIEQSLHQKEEETETQT, encoded by the exons ATGATTACCATGGCACCGGAGCTTACCTTGGTCTTCAAAAGTTTGGACATGTTAGGAGCTTCTGATCATGCTACCGTGGTTTCAATTACATTATTTGTTACCCTTCTTTGCGCTTGTATAGTTATAGGTCATTTACTCGAGGAGAATCGGTGGATGAATGAATCCATTACAGCCATTGCTATT GGTTTGTGTACAGGAGTTGTAATTCTATTAACTACAGGAGGAAAAAGTTCGCATATTCTAGTGTTTAGTGAAGATCTTTTCTTTATATATCTACTTCCTCCTATTATTTTCAATGCTGG TTTCCAGGTTAAAAAGAAACAATTCTTTCGCAACTTTATGACAATCATGCTGTTTGGTGCAATTGGTACACTGATATCTTTTGCCATCATCTCTCTCG GTGCAACACAAATATTTAAGAAGCTGGATATTGGTCCTCTGGAATTAGGAGATTATCTTG CCATCGGAACAATCTTTTCTGCCACAGATTCTGTTTGCACCTTACAG GTGCTTAATCAGGATGAGACACCACTACTATACAGTTTGGTCTTCGGCGAAGGTGTTGTTAATGACGCGACTTCTGTGGTGCTCTTCAATGCAATTCAGGACTTTGATCTTACTCACATCAATTCTAAAATCGCATTGCAATTTTTTGGGAACTTCTCATATTTATTTATCATAAGTACACTGCTTGGAGCCTTT GCTGGACTTTTGAGTGCATACATCATTAAAAAGCTATATTTTGGCAG GCATTCTACTGATCGTGAGGTTGCGCTGATGATACTTATGGCTTACCTTTCTTATATGCTAGCCGAG TTATTCCACCTAAGTGCAATTCTCACAGTGTTCTTTTGTGGGATTGTGATGTCCCACTACACCTGGCATAATGTAACAGAGAGTTCACGAGTCACTACCAA GCATGCTTTTGCGACACTGTCATTCATGGCTGAGATATTTATCTTTCTTTATGTTGGTATGGACGCGTTGGACATTGAGAAGTGGAGATTTGTTAGAAGTAG TCCCGGGAAGTCAATTGGAGTGAGTGCAATATTGCAAGGCTTGGTTCTGATCGGAAGAGCAGCTTTTGTTTTCCCTCTGTCATTTTTGTCCAACTTAACTAAGAAGACTCAAAACGAAAAGATTACTTTCAATCAACAA ATTACTATATGGTGGGCTGGTTTGATGCGAGGCGCTGTATCTGTTGCGCTTGCTTATAATCAG TTTACAAGGGCAGGCCACACTCAACTGCGTGGAAATGCTATTATGATCACCAGCACAATTACTGTTGTTCTATTCAGCACAGTG GTATTTGGTTTGATGACTAAACCTCTGGTAAAGCTGTTACTACCTCCGCCGAAACCTTTCAGCAGTATGTTGTCATCAGAGCCAAATAGTCCAAAATCCTTCATTGTGCCACTTCTTGAGAACGGACAAGAGTCCGAAATCGACTTTGGTGCTCGTAATATCCTTCGCCCATCCAGTATTCGCATGCTTCTCTCCACCCCAACTCATACTGTCCATCGCTATTGGCGCAAGTTCGATAATGCATTCATGCGTCCCGTATTTGGTGGCAGAGGTTTTGTCCCCTTTGTTCCCGGCTCACCAATTGAACAAAGTTTACATCAAAAAGAGGAAGAAACAGAAACACAGACGTAA